TCGATCCGGAGACGATTCAGGATCATGCGACGTTTGATCGCCCCCATCAATACGCCACCGGTGTGCGCCATGTTTTTGTCAACGGGGTTCACGTCCTCCGGGACGGCGAGCACACGGGAGCGACGCCGGGGCGCGTCGTGCGCGGTCCCGGCTGGAAAAAGCGAGGCTGACGCCAAAGGGGCCTGAAGAGTCATGAGTCTTCTCTGGATGATTCGTCATGGTCAGGCCGCCTCGGTGGTCAAAGGCGACTATGATCAGCTCTCCGAGCTGGGCCGCGAGCAATCGCGACGGCTGGGGGAGTACTGGCTGAAGCAGGGACTGACCTTCGATCACGTCTACGTCGGTCCCCGCCAGCGGCATCGTCAAACACATGATGTCGTCGCTTCTGTCTATCACGAGCACGGCCTCTGCTGGCCGGATCCGGTCGTGTTGCCGGAGCTGGACGAGTACCAGGCCGAGCCTCTCCTGCGGCAGGCTGTTCCCTTGCTCCGGGAGCGCGATCCCCATGTGGCCGAGCTGGTCACGACCATCACCCGGGGCGAGGATGGAGCGCTGCGTAGTTTCGAGTTGCTTTTGCGTCGCGTCACGCGCGGTTGGGTGAATGGCGAATTTGATCTTCCTGACGTCGAATCCTGGTCGGCCTTCCGCGCCCGTATTCGTCGGGGCGTTGATCGGATGACCGCCGTGCAGGGGAGAGGTCGCAGAGTTGCCGCCTTCACTTCTGCCGGAGCCGTGGCCGCTGCCGTCGGTCTCGCTCTGGGGGTGAGTGACTTGCAGACGCTGGAACTGATGTGGGTCATCAACAACACGGCCGTCACGGAGTTTCTCTTCACGGCTGGGCGATTTTCGCTCGGTCGCTTCAATTGCCTGGCTCATCTGAGCGATCCAGCGTTGGTCACCTTCCGCTAAGCGAGAAGCGACGATGTCGCGCGAGCTTTCCAGCCCGCGAATCTGTCGCGCGGGCTTTCCAGCCTGTGACGGAGGAAAGGACGATGGATTTCTCCATTCCCGAGACCGTGCAGAAGCTCGTAGCCGATGTCCGTGAGTTTCTCCGCGAGGAAATTTATCCTCTCGAAGCCCAATTTCTTCGCGAGGGTTTTGCGGCCGTGCTGCCGGCCCTCGAAGAGAAACGACAGAAGGTGAAGGAGCGAGGGTGGTGGGCGCCCCACATTCCCCGCCACTATGGCGGGATGGGTCTGTCGCTCGTAGAGTTTGCCCATCTGAGCGAGGAGCTGGGACGAAGCCCGCTCGGCCATTTCGTCTTCAACTGTCAGGCTCCCGATGTCGGCAATATGGAAATCCTCATGGCTCACGGGACCGAGGAGCAGAAGAAGACCTATCTTTTCCCGCTCATTCGTGGAGAGATTCGGAGCTGCTTCGCCATGACCGAACCCGCTTATCCCGGATCGAATCCGGTATGGATGGCGACACAGGCCGTGCGCGATGGGGATGACTATGTTCTCAATGGCCACAAGTGGTTTGTCTCCGGCGCCGAGGGAGCGGCCTTTGCCATCGTCATGGCGGTGACCAATCCCGAGGCGGAGAGCCCTCATCGGCGGGCGAGTCAGATCATCGTGCCGACCGATACGCCGGGATTTCGCCTGTTGCGAAACATTCCGGTGATGGGAGACAGTGGCAGCGGCTGGGCCAGTCACGGTGAAGTGAAGCTGGACAATTGTCGTGTGCCGCAGGCGAATCGCCTTGGTCCTGAAGGAGCCGGTTTCGTCATCGCTCAAGAGCGGCTCGGTCCGGGCCGCATTCACCATTGCATGAGGTGGATCGGCATTTGCGAGCGGGCGTTTGATCTGCTTTGCCGACGGGCCGCCACACGACGGCTTGCGCCCGATCACGTGCTGGCCTCACGCCAGATGGTGCAGCAATGGATCGCCGACAGTCGCGCCGAGATCAATGCCGCCCGACTCATGGTCCTGCATGCCGCCTGGACGATTGATCGGGTCGGCGCCTCAGCCGCTCGAGAGGAGATTTCCCTCATCAAGTTTTTCGTCGCCGGCGTGCTCCAGCGGGTCCTGGATCGCGCCATTCAAGCTCATGGGGGATTGGGCGTCACCGACGATCTGCCGCTCTCGTTCTGGTATCGTCATGAGCGCGCCGCCCGCATTTACGATGGGGCTGACGAAGTCCATAAGGTGGCCGTTGCCCGCCGCATTTTGAAGCGCTACGGTGTGGATCTTCCGCGCGATGAGGCCTGAGTGGATTGATCAACCGACTGCCGTTCGACCCGGCGAGGAACTCGATGTCGGGACGCTTGCCGCCTACCTCCGTCGGCATCTGCCCGACATCTCCGAGCCGATCCAGCTCCAGCAGTTCCCCAGCGGCTATTCCAACCTCACCTATCTTCTGCGCATCGGCGAGAAGGAGTTTGTGCTCCGGCGGCCCCCCTTCGGAGCGCACACGATTCGCGCCGGTCATGATATGAAACGGGAGTATCGCACACTGGTCGGTCTCTCCAAAGTTTACGGGAAGGTGCCGCGCCCGCTCCTTTACTGCGAGGATGAATCGGTCATCGGCGCCCCCTTCTACATCATGGAGCGGGTGAAAGGCGTGATCCTTCGGACGGTGCCGCCGGCGGGACTCGATCTTCGCCCCGATGTCGCGCAGAAGCTCTCGCAATCGTTCGTGGATAATCTCGTCGAAATTCATGCGGTGGATTATCAAGCGGCAGGTCTGGCCGACCTCGGCCGACCGCAGGGATACGTCCAGCGTCAAATTCGTGGCTGGAGCGAGCGCTATGCCGCTGCTCGCACCGATGACATCCCGGAGATGGAGCGCGTCCGCGACTGGCTCGAAACGCACCGTCCTCCAGACAGCGGAGCCGCGCTCATTCACAACGACTACAAGTACGACAACCTGGTACTCGATCCGACGGATCTCTCCCGCATCGTCGCTGTACTCGATTGGGAGATGGCCACCATTGGCGATCCGCTCATGGATCTCGGCAGCACGCTCGGCTACTGGGTTCAAGCCGATGACCCGGAGGAGTTGCAACAGTTCCGTTTCTGTCCGACGACGCTACCGGGAAATTTCACCCGCGCCGAGATTGTCTCGCGCTACGCCGAGCGGAGCCATCGGGACGTCTCCGACATCCTGTTCTATTACGTCTACGCGCTGTTCAAGATTGCCGTCATCGTCCAGCAGATCTACTTCCGCTACTATCGCGGCTTCACCCGAGACGAGCGGTTCGCCCGAATGATTCACCTCGTGCGCATCCTCGCCGCGATGGCCGTGAAGGCGATCGAGCGAGGCCGGATTGATCGCCTGGGCTGAGGCCCGTCCAAGTCCTCGTCTCGACTGCCTTCCTTCCGCCTCTTGGAGTCCGCTCGCCCCGAAGGTGAGAGTGCTCTCTCGAGAGTGCCCCCCACTCCGAGAGACTACATATAGGATCCTCCGGTGACGAGCAGGACCGCTCCGGTCACGTAATCGGCCAACGGCGACGCCAGAAAGAGCACGGGTCCAGCGGCCTCCTCCGGCGTCCCCGGACGGCCCAGAGGAATGAGGTTGAGCGAGACCTGACGCATGGCGTCCGGAATCCCGAGTTGTACCTCTTTGCCGTTGATGAGGACCGTCTCCTGTTGCTCCTTTGGTTTCGTCAGGCGCGTATCAATGAAGCCGTAAGCGACAGCATTCACGTTAATGTTGAAGCGTCCCCACTCCTTGGCCAGTGATTTCGTCAAGCCGACGATCCCCATTTTGCCCGCCGCGTAGTTAATCTGGCCGGCGTTGCCCGCGATACCGGAGGTCGAGGAAACGTTGATGATCTTGCGATGGATGCGCTTGCCCTCGGCGATTTCCTTCTTGGCGACCTCGCGCATATAGGGCACAGCCGCGCGGATGATGCGAAAGGGGGCCGTCAGGTGAACATCAATCATGGCGTACCACATCTCGTCGGTCATGTTTTGAATGACGGCATCCCAGGTATAACCGGCATTGTTGACGATGATGTCAATGCCGCCGAAAGCCTCGACGGTCGTTTTCACCAACCGGTCGGGAAACGTCGGATCGGTCACGCTGCCCGCGCACACGATAGCCCGTCCGCCGGATCGAATGATGTCCTGAGCCGTCGCTTCCGCAACGTCCGCATCGAGATCGTTAACGACGACCGAAGCGCCATGCTCGGCGAACAACAGGGCTACGGCACGCCCAATCCCACGGCCCGATCCGGTGATGATGGCTGATTTCCCCACGAGTAACCGATAGTCTTTCATCGCTTCCTCCCTGGTTGTTTGTTACATCGGCCTCACCGGTTGAACCTCAGAGGTTCGACCGCATCTCCTACGCTTTCTCGCATTCCTTTTCGCCGGTCAGCATCTTCCGTGTTGCTTCCCGGCACTTGGTAAGCTCGAAAAAGATACGGGACAGCCCATGTTATTCGCCAGGGGGAGAGGAGGGCTCGGGGGAGATGCGAAAAACCAATCCCCTTCTGCGCCTTCCGCTCGCGAGTCCTGCCGGCGCCTTAGCTCTCAGGCGGCGAGCCGGATTGTCCAACTATGATCATGAGCCACGACCTCGATCTTGAGAGCGCGGGCGAGTCGGCTGAGCACTCCCCATGAGGGAGGGGATTTGGTCAACCCGCGTTCGATACGACTAATGTATTCGGTCGTCACCTCAGCGGATTCGGCTAACTCCTCCTGGGTGAGCCGGCGGGCCCGGCGTAACTGGCGCAGGGCTCGACCGAATTCTTTCGCATATTCCCTTTCCCCCGTCATAGGCCGCAATGCCGACCATGACAATTTTACCTTTGCTCCTCTGCCGGTGATCGGAAATCAGCAGGGCATTGGAGAATGGTGGCCACTCCTTCCGAAAGTCACCACAGATAGACAGGGATTCACACGGATGCTAGAACCGATCCGGGCTCATCCGTCTTCATCCATCGGCTCCTTGCTTATGGCCTCCGGAAGGCGCCGGGGCTGCCGTCTACCGTCCTTTGAGCCGTCTCTTGATGGCGGCGACCCGGCTTTTCATCGTGACCTCTTTGTCGCGCCGGTCGTCAATGACGAAAGTGGTCACGACACGTTGCGCTCCTCGCCGAAAGGCCGCTTCATGCATCTTTCGCGCAAGGGCAAAAACATCTTTGGGGGTTCCCTCAAACAGCGTTCCTACCGCCGACACATCGTAGGGAACACCGGCTTTTTCCAGAACTCGAATCGCATCGGCGATATAATCTCCCATGCTCGTTGTGGATGTCCCAACGGGCACAATGCTGATTTGGGCGAGCACCATGGTTGTCCTCCTGTGGCGCAAGCTTTCGAGCTTGCGCTTTCGCGGACTGGAAAGTCTGCGCTACGTGTGGCGCAAGCTTTCGAGATTGCGCAAAGCGCAGGCTGGAAAGTCTACATTCGCAGACTGGAAAGTCTGCGCTACATGTGGCTCAAGCTTTCCAGCTTGCGCAGGGCGCAGACGAGAACATCGGCGCGACGGGAGTGGCATTTCCCTTCAGGTGCTGGTCCGCGCCGATTTTTTCCGTCGGGCAGAGCGTCTTTCCTTCGAGTCCTCGACCACCCATGCTTGCTTGGGCAGAGTTATCGTGAGCACACCATCGCTCAGGCGCGCCCTTCCCCTCTCCGGTTCGACGGGTATGGGAAGGTCGAGCTGTCGGTAGATTTGCCCGTAGCGAAACTCACTGCCATGAATGCGCACGTCCTCAGCAGTTCCCTCAGGCTGAGCCTCTCCCAGCAAGACCAGACTTCGACGATCAACCCACACGTGAATATCTTCACGTGGAATCCCCGGCACGCGAAACTTCACGACGAGGGTATGGGGGTGCTCCTCCAGATGCATCTCCGGTTTCCACACGAGCTGACTCTCTGCTCGAAGCCAATCGTCCAGTTCGTGACCGGGTTCGTATCCCCGCTCAACAGCCAGTTGGTGCGCTCGGACAGCAATCTGTTCGCGCAGCCGGTCAACGGTCTCCTGAACAGATGAGGTCATCGGATGAATGGCGACCGCCTTTGCCATAGATTCTTCCTCTCCTCAAAAATCACACGGGGGACGCGCAACGTCGTAAGAGCACGCGTAGCCGTGCTCCTTCGTGTTCCTCCGCACAGCAGCTCTTCCTGTTTGTGGCGAACACCGAGCCTTAACCGGCTCTCCCGACCTTCGTCGAGAACAGTCCAAGAGATATGACGTCGGTCCCGATATGAAGCTTTCCCGCTTGTGCAGTCTTTCGCTTTCATCGTAAGCCCATTCTAACCGAACCGGCAGGACATCAAAACCCGTCCGCCCGTACTCCGACAACTTGTCGCCTGCTTGGGCGAGGGAGCTGAGAAAACCGGTCCATCGCGCTACCGTATCGCCGGCTGCTCTCGAGCGGTGGCAGGTTGCAGGGGTGGAGCCATCCGAAGAGAAGTTTGCTGTAGCGTCTGATCAACCGCCTGGAGGAATTCGTTCGGATCGCCTGTTTTCAAAACATAGCTCTCGGCCAGCCACGAGGTGTAATCATCCTGGAATGAGGCATAGGCGGTAAGAATAATGACGGGTAGGGACGGATACCGGCAAGCAATTTCCTGAAGAAGTGTCAGTCCGCTCTCCGGACCGAGCCTGATGTCGAGTACAACGAGGTCGAGCGGCTCACATTGAATCATCTGGAGAGCTTCACGGCCCGACTGGGC
The window above is part of the Blastocatellia bacterium genome. Proteins encoded here:
- a CDS encoding phosphoglycerate mutase family protein — its product is MSLLWMIRHGQAASVVKGDYDQLSELGREQSRRLGEYWLKQGLTFDHVYVGPRQRHRQTHDVVASVYHEHGLCWPDPVVLPELDEYQAEPLLRQAVPLLRERDPHVAELVTTITRGEDGALRSFELLLRRVTRGWVNGEFDLPDVESWSAFRARIRRGVDRMTAVQGRGRRVAAFTSAGAVAAAVGLALGVSDLQTLELMWVINNTAVTEFLFTAGRFSLGRFNCLAHLSDPALVTFR
- a CDS encoding acyl-CoA dehydrogenase family protein; the protein is MDFSIPETVQKLVADVREFLREEIYPLEAQFLREGFAAVLPALEEKRQKVKERGWWAPHIPRHYGGMGLSLVEFAHLSEELGRSPLGHFVFNCQAPDVGNMEILMAHGTEEQKKTYLFPLIRGEIRSCFAMTEPAYPGSNPVWMATQAVRDGDDYVLNGHKWFVSGAEGAAFAIVMAVTNPEAESPHRRASQIIVPTDTPGFRLLRNIPVMGDSGSGWASHGEVKLDNCRVPQANRLGPEGAGFVIAQERLGPGRIHHCMRWIGICERAFDLLCRRAATRRLAPDHVLASRQMVQQWIADSRAEINAARLMVLHAAWTIDRVGASAAREEISLIKFFVAGVLQRVLDRAIQAHGGLGVTDDLPLSFWYRHERAARIYDGADEVHKVAVARRILKRYGVDLPRDEA
- a CDS encoding phosphotransferase family protein; translated protein: MRPEWIDQPTAVRPGEELDVGTLAAYLRRHLPDISEPIQLQQFPSGYSNLTYLLRIGEKEFVLRRPPFGAHTIRAGHDMKREYRTLVGLSKVYGKVPRPLLYCEDESVIGAPFYIMERVKGVILRTVPPAGLDLRPDVAQKLSQSFVDNLVEIHAVDYQAAGLADLGRPQGYVQRQIRGWSERYAAARTDDIPEMERVRDWLETHRPPDSGAALIHNDYKYDNLVLDPTDLSRIVAVLDWEMATIGDPLMDLGSTLGYWVQADDPEELQQFRFCPTTLPGNFTRAEIVSRYAERSHRDVSDILFYYVYALFKIAVIVQQIYFRYYRGFTRDERFARMIHLVRILAAMAVKAIERGRIDRLG
- a CDS encoding SDR family NAD(P)-dependent oxidoreductase, which translates into the protein MKDYRLLVGKSAIITGSGRGIGRAVALLFAEHGASVVVNDLDADVAEATAQDIIRSGGRAIVCAGSVTDPTFPDRLVKTTVEAFGGIDIIVNNAGYTWDAVIQNMTDEMWYAMIDVHLTAPFRIIRAAVPYMREVAKKEIAEGKRIHRKIINVSSTSGIAGNAGQINYAAGKMGIVGLTKSLAKEWGRFNINVNAVAYGFIDTRLTKPKEQQETVLINGKEVQLGIPDAMRQVSLNLIPLGRPGTPEEAAGPVLFLASPLADYVTGAVLLVTGGSYM
- a CDS encoding helix-turn-helix transcriptional regulator, whose protein sequence is MTGEREYAKEFGRALRQLRRARRLTQEELAESAEVTTEYISRIERGLTKSPPSWGVLSRLARALKIEVVAHDHSWTIRLAA
- a CDS encoding MTH1187 family thiamine-binding protein; amino-acid sequence: MVLAQISIVPVGTSTTSMGDYIADAIRVLEKAGVPYDVSAVGTLFEGTPKDVFALARKMHEAAFRRGAQRVVTTFVIDDRRDKEVTMKSRVAAIKRRLKGR
- a CDS encoding Hsp20 family protein, whose amino-acid sequence is MAKAVAIHPMTSSVQETVDRLREQIAVRAHQLAVERGYEPGHELDDWLRAESQLVWKPEMHLEEHPHTLVVKFRVPGIPREDIHVWVDRRSLVLLGEAQPEGTAEDVRIHGSEFRYGQIYRQLDLPIPVEPERGRARLSDGVLTITLPKQAWVVEDSKERRSARRKKSARTST
- a CDS encoding response regulator, with product AQSGREALQMIQCEPLDLVVLDIRLGPESGLTLLQEIACRYPSLPVIILTAYASFQDDYTSWLAESYVLKTGDPNEFLQAVDQTLQQTSLRMAPPLQPATAREQPAIR